One Proteobacteria bacterium CG1_02_64_396 DNA window includes the following coding sequences:
- a CDS encoding radical SAM protein yields the protein MTATAPKAEAAPLNFYRPNNNVLTPEMRSPQWVQMSTAAAITLGIMPGWMHRTDCTHCLNLLLTYPEGCRANCAYCGLARHRDEERNYADRNFIRVDWPSAPLDDVIQTIKEGKDGGKVERMCISMITHPRSEEDTLAILKKWRAELPEIPTSILSNPTTMNRADLVALKEAGADIFTVALDGASEAVFEATRGKGVQGPHTWSKYWEVLGMAREIFGRERIGAHIIIGMGESEQEALETIQKVRDMGGHSHLFAFFPEEGSLMDDRPAVDRAQYRRVQLGRYLIDFDHARIEQFSFDADGVVTDYGLSAEDYDYFVNQGRAFQTSGCPGKSHDVSACNRPYGDSPVSDIASFPFALNAEDVLIAKAQLEGKPVPERAED from the coding sequence ATGACCGCGACCGCCCCCAAAGCCGAAGCCGCGCCGTTGAACTTCTATCGCCCCAACAACAATGTGCTCACCCCCGAGATGCGCTCCCCCCAGTGGGTGCAGATGAGCACCGCAGCGGCGATCACCTTGGGGATCATGCCGGGCTGGATGCACCGTACCGATTGCACCCACTGCCTGAACCTGCTGCTCACCTACCCCGAGGGGTGCCGCGCCAACTGCGCCTATTGCGGCCTGGCTCGCCACCGCGACGAGGAGCGCAACTACGCCGACCGCAATTTCATCCGGGTCGATTGGCCCTCGGCCCCGCTCGACGACGTGATCCAGACGATTAAAGAGGGGAAAGACGGCGGCAAAGTCGAGCGGATGTGCATCTCGATGATTACCCACCCCCGCTCCGAAGAAGATACCTTGGCGATCCTCAAAAAGTGGCGGGCCGAGCTGCCCGAGATCCCCACCTCGATCCTCTCCAACCCTACCACCATGAACCGTGCCGACTTGGTGGCACTCAAGGAGGCGGGGGCCGACATCTTCACCGTGGCGCTCGACGGAGCCAGCGAGGCGGTCTTCGAGGCGACCCGGGGCAAGGGGGTGCAGGGGCCGCATACCTGGAGCAAATACTGGGAGGTGCTGGGGATGGCCCGCGAGATCTTCGGCCGCGAGCGCATCGGCGCCCACATCATCATCGGCATGGGGGAAAGTGAGCAGGAGGCGCTTGAGACCATCCAGAAGGTGCGTGACATGGGGGGGCACAGCCACCTGTTCGCCTTCTTCCCCGAAGAGGGCTCCCTGATGGACGACCGTCCCGCCGTCGACCGCGCCCAGTACCGTCGGGTGCAATTGGGCCGCTACCTGATCGACTTCGATCACGCCCGTATCGAGCAATTCAGCTTCGACGCGGACGGTGTGGTCACCGACTACGGCCTGTCGGCCGAAGATTACGACTACTTCGTCAACCAGGGGCGCGCCTTCCAGACCTCGGGCTGCCCCGGCAAGTCCCACGACGTTTCGGCCTGCAACCGCCCCTACGGCGATTCCCCGGTCTCCGACATCGCCTCCTTCCCCTTTGCCCTCAATGCCGAGGATGTTTTGATCGCCAAGGCGCAGCTGGAGGGCAAGCCGGTGCCGGAGCGGGCTGAGGACTGA